From the Mus musculus strain C57BL/6J chromosome 10, GRCm38.p6 C57BL/6J genome, the window TTTCTTACTACCCTTTAACATCTAAAAGGCTGAGGCAGTCACAATTACGGAAGGTACCACTCCCTGAGGCCATGAAAGCTCAATGAGAGCAAGTCAAGATTTCAGACCGATGACATATGTGTCAACAGTCTTTCCTGCCGAGAATCTATTACtaataaaggaagaaagtatgtgttaaaaaaaaaagatagcaaaaaaattagaaaaaaaaagatgtttggaAGTTACAAAACATGAACAGAAAATAAGTTAGCAAAATTAAGGAAGACTTAAGTGTTCGCAGAAAGAATAAAACCAAATGTGACTACTCAAGAACAAAACAGAGTAGAAGTGAGCTACTTACCCCTGAAAGGCACATAACTATCCAAGCTAAAGAAGGGGCAGGGCAGAACAAGGAGACCTATAGCTGTGCAGAAACCCCACCAACTTCCTAAACCCCTCTAGGTGTGTCCTCTTTCATTTGAACAAGAaaaatacccacccaccccacagaATTGTCAAAAGTCCACACACACGAAGGGCCTAGAACAGCTCTCCACACACACAGCTAAGAATACAAAGAATACACTGAGattcataaatttaaataaagtcACCACAGAGGGACACATGAACGACAAAGACGCAAACAGCACCCTCATCTCACAAACACAGGCTGCGACATGGATTGCAGTCACACTGAAGACCAACTGCCGACAGTTACATGTACATACTTAAGATGGTAAGCAGGAGCCGGCGTGACAGGCACGGaggaggcaggtctctgtgagtttgaagctagccagtgctacataagttcttcaaaaaaagatgggtggggtgggggtcgaCCACAAACACAGAGGTATGGTTGGAAAATCACGGTATTACAGGAAGGAAGAGGtgcttggggggtggggttcTGGGTGCTTTTCTCTAACAGGCCCCAACTACTACAATAATTAGAAAGCAGAATAGGTTAAAATGAGAACTAAAGCTTAGTCTATAAATAAATACCACATGATAAGTGCTATACAGAAATCTTAAATTTTATGCTATCTGAAAATCATGTATTCAACAACAAAACTAGAGGTTAATTACTTTATTATTGAATTATATTGTAAACTCTACATCTACGAATTAATAAATGCTTTGCATTTACATCAAGGACACATTTACTCTAGTGGAAtaaaacagacacagacaaaagaccaagtacacattttttttaaaaaatggcatgtTTTACCTGGTCCTACCTTTTGCTGTACTGGACCATACTTTCCGATCCCAGACCGACCGGCCTTACATATATGTGAAGTCTGATTTATACCCCCACACTTTTAAATATCAAGTGGGGCTTCTcacaatttttaattataaacaaaAGATTGAAAGCAATATGAGAAGCTATGTctgaaaacaaaggaaggaagatggctgtCACGGTAGGGTGGGAAAGTTGGGTAAAACATGCCCATGTGGCTCATCTCAAAAAAGACACTGTGACTCTGAGAGGCAAGCACTTGAGATCTAAGTCAGCTCCCCACATGCCCTGGAAGACCAGACCTACATGTTCTGGTCTCAGTGGCAGAAGTGTACTTAAAATGTCTACGAAATATCTAAAAGCTAAATACAGTAAATGTTAAGTCAAAACTGTGTGCTGGTCTAAATATTCATATTCGGCTTCCTcctttgtaaaaattaaaatcgTCTTTACATTTTGgatgttattaaaaataatttacatttttagtGTGCTTTATGGTCAATGACTGTAAAATTGCAACTTAATGATTTAGTTAAAAATGTTTATGCTTTACTTGATTTTTACTAAAATTTAAATTGACGGCAACTTCATCTAAGCCATACATGAGGTAAATTTCAGCTAAAAAAAAGACGACAACCATCAGGATATCGTTAATCATTTCAGGAGTATACAAAACCATAATGCCCACCTTATTTGAAATTACAAATTAAGCATTAGCTACTACATATGTGATTTAAAAGCAAGTCAGTTATACTTTTAAATCAAATTACATCGGGAATTATatgcctaaaacaaacaaaaataacacccAGActcaacccaaaacaaaaaacccaaaaatccctggctgaaacaatttttttttttggttaaaagAAGACAATGAAATCCAAGTAAAACAGAGGGGACCAGTGTTTAGTTTCTAACTTCTAAACAAACACCCTCACACATTTACCTAAAGAATATTTTGCTAACAATCTGGATGGATgggacaaatgctttactgtaaATAAAAAGCACAGGATCCCAATGGGAGCCTTAGAGGTAGCTAACAGCTCCCTCAATTGTACAGCCAGCTAAAGCAGGTATCTGCTTCTCTACAAGGTCCCTGTGGAAAGCCAAGCGTACTTAATGGTTTTAATGAAGTAGGACTTCCATGATATGACAGATACTCTAGCGAGTGGTATGGTAAGGCCGCACCAGCACTACCACATGACAGGAGTCACACAAGAGCTTATTGCTGTACCTTCCATGAACAAACGCTGCGTACAGGAAGCACAACTGCGTGGCCGTTTCTCATACTGAACCTCATTCACATTTGTAACATTTTTACTCAGCAGAGAATAAGTCATAAATCTTTTCCGTAAGAATTCCAAGTATTTAATGTGTAGCTTCACATTACATCACCATGTTTTGCCTTATTtttcaaatacacaaaacaatgcATTTTCCCCAAAAGTGAAATAAGAtgtccacattaaaaaaataaagcctaCAAAAAAGTTCTGGAGCTAAAAAAATTATTCATATGGCACAATGTGATCTCCAAGGTCCAAAATATTGAAATGAGATCCGTGTAAGCATCCTGTCTGCTTTTCAATGCAGCACTAACTTTACTGAGGTGAAATCACAATTTAGTTCTTCAGTCAACAAGTGGACACAAATGTTTTTCTACAGTTATTAAAAACAGGAGATCAAGTTGAATGTGCCGAAATGATTTCTTCAGTTGGATATTTTAGTATCTTGAAGAAAATTAGTGAAGGGATTTCCTTGGTTGGTTTCCATAGCTTGatagaccaaaaacaaaaacacggcCACAAGGGCAAACAGCAACATTTTTATCCACATGGGAACGGAGCgtctcttctttgtcttttctgaCTTGACATCTGCCAAGGGAGCATACTTCGGGACGTACTTAGATGAGAACGACTCTTCCATCCTGAAGTCACTGAGCTCGAGCGGCCGGCCTGCAGCACCTTTGATTGGTCTGCGGCAGCTAGCACTGTTCAAAGTGAAACAGAATTCCAGATGATTCAAGTCAACAACCAAACCTTAGTGTGATTTCTAAGCACACTGCAAAATGCAGCAGCAGAAAATCGTCAGATAAAAGCAGGGGATTGACGTATCAcatgcttttctttgtttgttttgttttttgagacagggtttctgtgtacccttggctgtcctggaactcactctgtagaccaggctggcctcaaactcaaagatccccctgcctctgcctcccaagtgctgggattaaaggcacgagccaccactgcccagctattacatgctttttagtattttcttttgttttatggtgaAGATGGGAGGTAAGCCAGGGCCTTGCATCTTTTTATGGATCTATAGTGGGCATTCTTATTACAGAGCTCCAACTCCATTTCTATCTTAAAACTTAGTTTCAGACTGGAGCGAAGGCTGTTTAAAGACGAGCACC encodes:
- the Tmpo gene encoding lamina-associated polypeptide 2 isoform omega (isoform omega is encoded by transcript variant 7) — translated: MFPYEASTPTGISASCRRPIKGAAGRPLELSDFRMEESFSSKYVPKYAPLADVKSEKTKKRRSVPMWIKMLLFALVAVFLFLVYQAMETNQGNPFTNFLQDTKISN